TGATTGGTAATGATATGAGTATCAATAGCCAAATGCAGCATTCGTAATCCTTTTTCCAGTGAGTGCTCCCAGACGGGGGTATTCCATTCTACTAAATATTCACCTCCCCAAATATCATTTACCAGTATATCTAGCCGTCCGTGTTCCTTCTCAATTCTTTTAATTAGGGCTTGGACCTGTTCATGAACAAGATGGTCCACTTGAACAGCAATTCCGATGCCGCCTACATCATTTACTAACTCTGCGGTTTCTTCAATCGTTTCAGGGCGTCCGTATTCAGACATCTGATGTCGTGTTGTACGTCCAGTGATATAGACGGTAGCTCCTGCTGCACCTAATTCCATCGCAATGCCGCGTCCTGCGCCTCTTGTTCCACCCGCTACCAAAGCAACTTTTCCAGCTAGAGGTTTCATTGCGTTCACTCCTTTTTCTCGATAGATATAGTATAATTACTAATGATGACATCTCTTGTCATATAAAAAGTATCTTTTTGTAAGGTGGGAAAATATGCGCGCAGATAGGTTGATTTCGATTTTATTGTTACTGCAAAATAGAGGAAAATTAACAACCAGAGAATTGGCGCAAGAATTAGAGGTTACCGGACGTACGATTCATAGAGATATGGAGGCGTTGAGTGCGGCGGGGATTCCTGTTGTAGCTGAACGGGGGAAATTGGGTGGTTGGAGATTGCTTGAACAATATCGTACAAATGTAACGGGGTTAAAAGCCAATGAAATCAAGTCATTGTTTATCTCGCCGTCTCCTCAATTGCTTGCTGATTTAGGTCTGGCAAAAGATTGGAATGAAGCGCGGCAAAAAATTCTCGCTGCGATTCCAAGTTCCACACAGGGACATTCCCAAGATATTTGGAATCGGATTCATATTGATACGACTACATGGAAACAATCACCGGAAAAAATTGAATCATTTACATTGTTACAGCAAGCAATTTGGGATGAGCGAAAGCTGCAGATTACATATGAACGGACAGATGGAGAGGTGATCGATCGAGTTGTAAATCCGTTAGGACTAGTCGCTAAAGGAAGCGTCTGGTACTTGATCGCATCTTCAGATGAAGAAATCCGAAACTATAGAGCGTCGAGAATAAAGTCCGTATTCTTGACAGAGGATTCGTTTTCTCGGCCAGATGACTTTAATTTAGCCCAGTATTGGAATAACTCTACACAAAAATTTATTAAAAATCTCCCAAGTTATGAGGTAGATGTTGAAATTTCTCCATCTATCGTTCAGAGAATACGGTTTACCGGA
This is a stretch of genomic DNA from Aneurinibacillus sp. REN35. It encodes these proteins:
- a CDS encoding helix-turn-helix transcriptional regulator; its protein translation is MRADRLISILLLLQNRGKLTTRELAQELEVTGRTIHRDMEALSAAGIPVVAERGKLGGWRLLEQYRTNVTGLKANEIKSLFISPSPQLLADLGLAKDWNEARQKILAAIPSSTQGHSQDIWNRIHIDTTTWKQSPEKIESFTLLQQAIWDERKLQITYERTDGEVIDRVVNPLGLVAKGSVWYLIASSDEEIRNYRASRIKSVFLTEDSFSRPDDFNLAQYWNNSTQKFIKNLPSYEVDVEISPSIVQRIRFTGRFVQLLKMDSPLEDGWIPANLRFDTEQEAKEYILGFGDQIRIIRPDALKQTIYDMAKRVVNFYEIGDKGMH